The Rosa rugosa chromosome 3, drRosRugo1.1, whole genome shotgun sequence sequence TCCAAACCCTAAATTTCTAGACCCAGTAACCAAAGACCCAATTTTTTTGGAATTGAATGCCCTAAATCGGATAACCAGAAACAAACAAATCCCCAAATCAATAATCAACAACACCAAAGCAAACCCTAAACAGTAAACCACCGTAATCATTTGTAACAATCTTAAATTCAAAACTCTAACTCACCGTAATTCGGGAGATCTTCGCCTCCATTCTCCAATCGGGTATCCATTCATCTGCCCCAGCCATGTTGTGTACCTTCGCGTTAATCTTCTGACCCAGAAATAGCTTGATTTGTTTAATCTGGGTTTCCACAGGTTGAAGATGGTGCAAGCGAGAGAGCGAaagagagtgagtgagtgagtgttTAGAGCTCGAGTTCGATTACGGATTATGTAATCAAACTATAATGGGGAAAAAAAAGTAATAGAGGGTATTTTAGACATTTCGTCAAAAATGTCAGAATAGCCTTCAAATGTGGGCCCCCTTGTGGCTCCAATGGCTATCGTGAAGGCACATTCAAAATTAGTACTCGGGTGATGTTCTTTGAGAGTATAAGGACCAGacggattaaaaaaaaagtttaaggacaagactgattttagccctaaagttcaggggagtaaactgaattttttccATTAATCAATATAAATAGTTTCATGTGCCCGCCACACTTGCATCGTCACGTGGAGCGAATTACTTCACAACCTAACACGAGAGCATAAATTTACTTCCCATAAACCTCAATGTTATCTCTCACCTACCAGCCTAACATCTTAGGTGTTGTCTATGGATCTTAAAACTCTATAGCAACAACCTTTAAATAGTATGCTCAAAATTTCTCAAGTCAAATGTAAAAGAAATGGTGGTAGACTATAAAGAAGTAAAGCCAAACTAAAATTTTGAGGTGATATTTCCTAAGGCATctaaggagaagaaaaagaaaaaggaagctCTTCTTGATCATTTGGTGAAGCGGGTTAAAAGTAAGAAGAAGACTGCAATCAAGGTTATGGTTGCAAACTTATAGGGTTGCCATAGTTGATTTGATTCTTTGTCGAACTTTAGAATTTTCTATTTCGACAtatcagtttttattttttattttttagataaAAGAAAACTTACAAAGCAAAACCACGAACACGGCCCCTTATCATTTGATCCAACTGAAATGTTGAGGACACAAAGAGGGGAAGGCAATTAAATCAAACTGAAACCTCTCCACTGTCATGTCCAAGATTTGCTCGCTTATTTGCAACAAAGTTAGTCTCTTGGAGATACAATCTATATATAAGCACTTTAGAGTTTCCTTCAACCCATATTCTTGAGTGACCATAAAAGGCAGATGTTTGAAGACTATGTCTTAAAGCAGTAGCCTCAGCAACCAAAACATGAGCAGAACCAATTATTTTGGATGCAACAATTAGAGGATTACATTCAAAGTTTCTAATAACAAAGCTTGTAGATGCCTTAGTATTTTGCCTAACAGAGTCATTAAAGTTAAGTTTCACAACATTGTCATCATCGGGTTTCCATTTAGGATCCGGATCCTCTCCTAACCCAACAATCTACCTAAGCTACCTAAACTTTGAAGGAGGTGATGACACATGGCTTTTATGAGATCCAATGGTCTACAACAAACTCACATGATTTTTCTCTCTTATTTTTAACTTATTTTGTCTTTTCCCAACCTTGTTTCTTCTGTACTTCATCTTCTcacttccattctctctctctttctttctgttctttCTATCCTAAttaaccagacccaaaatctcATACTTCTATCACCGCCCCTGTGCGCTCTTCTTAAGTACGTAGAGGACCTGGGTCTATGTATGAATCTGAGTATTACATACCATATCAATGAAATCAATTACCACAACATCAAAATAGAATCTCAAAATGAACATAATCACCATTTCTTCTTCCCTAAAACTCtatgaaaatttcagaaaatcaaAAGCTCCCATCAAACCCATCGAAGCCAACTGAAGAGTATTGTTAAGGGTGCTGAGTGAATTGTGTTTCTTCTGGGTTTGATAGCATGGTATCAGAGTCTCCATGGCTCACGCTGATACATGATCATCTATCCATCGGCGCTGCTTCTTCTATTGGTTTTGGGCGATTTCCAGTTCAAGATTTGAGCTCCTTCATTTGTTTGATTAATTTTACTTGATTATATCATCTTTATCTGGGCTTGTTCTTCATTGGTTCATCCCTCGAATTTTGGGATATGCATTTTGGATTTTGCTTTTTCTGGGTCAATCACTGATAGTTTTCAATATAGAGGAATCAGAGAGTGATCACTACAAAGGAGAGAGATACAAAAGAAAGATGGGCAgtgaaaggaaaaaacaaagcaTGAGTTAGTTGTAGGCCATTGGATTCGATACCGCCACGTGTCTTAATCTTCTTCAAAGCTTAGGTAGGTTAGGCAAAATAGAAGATTAGGAGATGATCCTCTCCCTTCCATTTAATATGAAAAGATTTGGAAACTATATGAGTAGTATGAGTAGGGTTGGCTTGACAAAAACTTGTCCCTAGCAAAGCAGATCCAAAAATGGTTTGAGTAGGGGTAGGAACAAGTTCCTGGAGGACCAACTTATTTTTGGAGTGCCAGATAGACCAAGATAAAAGTAAGATTtgataaaatagaaaagaaaaggcatTCTTAGGATAATCCGTATAGTGATTTTGGAAGAGAGAATATAACCAATCATTTACTAGAATAGGAATGAAGAGAATTTTTTGCACGATATCttcaagaaaaaaagagagtaaGAAGTTCCTCTTTCTTCCAAAGTTTATTATGAATAAAATGAGCCACAACTTTTGAGTAATGGTAAATGGTATAAAGGCCTCAACTTTTGAGTTGGGTGAAGGgagggtaaaatagaaaccttGTTGACTTGTTGTGGTAATTCGTGCTAAGGCGGCTGGGCGGTGGTCAACAGATTAGGGCGGGTATGGTCCGGTCAGAGTTTCACGTGGCCGTCACAAGTCACAACGTGTTTTTactatattttaattttcacactttgaaaaaaaaaaaaaaaactctttttttttttggtaaccaAAATCCCCCACCCCCACTATGAAAACGTGTATATTCCATTTGACCTTTTAATATTTTGGCACCAAATTCCAAACCCCCCTTTGAAAAACACAAACAAACTCATTCCACATTTTCTCTCCCTTTCCCTTCCTTCCATTTATATCATGATCCATTTATAACACCACCAATTCCAATTCCCGTTTTCCTTTCGTTTTTTCAAACCAAATCCCCAATCTTTCTTTCAAGTTCAACCCTAGGGTTTCTGATGGCGGCGGCTGCGAGTGGCTTCGTAAGCCACGCCCGTCTTCCGTGGCCGAACAACGCCGACCACCGCACCAACAAGTCGTCTCCGCATTTCCAAATCCGAATCCCATCTACCAGGCCTTCTCGAATCAGAGCCCCTAGGTGTGAAATCGCTGCTTCCCAGAATTCGGCTCAGGCCGTCACCCTCGGCTCCAGATCTTCATCGGCTCTCCAGCTGCTCAAGACCTCCTCAGCTGACAGTGAGTCCTCTCCCATTAACACACTTGATGCCTTTGAATCTGTGATTAGTTTTCTCATTTCGCTGTTCATATTCATAAAAGCTGCATTGATTTAGTACATCACTTTAATTTCTTTAgccacagaaaaaaaaaaaaaaaaaatttagtttcgAAATTGGTGATGAGCTGTAATTGAGGAATTCTTTGTATTGTACCTCTGGAACTCTTGATTAGTCATTCTGTCATCTGTATCCGAAAATCGTCTATTTTTTCCATCTATTATTTGGGGGTGAGATTGTTCGATTTAAGTCGGTTATGCTCTTTAACTTCTGAAAATCAAGGATTAGGTTTACTACAAAGACTTGATGACATATAATTGccactagtttttttttttttttttttttttatagtttgaATAGAATGTAGAATGTTCACGAATTAATTTAGGGGCCTCATTTTCTTAACAatcttttaatttgttttaggATACACTAAGGAAAAGAGCAGCATTGTGGTAATAGGACTAAATGTTCACACAGCTCCAGTTGAAATACGTGAGAAACTTGCCATTCCTGAAGCGCAGTGGTCTCAAGCCATTGGAGAGCTCTGTGCTTTGAACCATATAGAAGAAGCTGCTGTTCTTAGTACTTGCAACCGTATCGAAATATATGTTGTTGCTCTTTCCCAAAACCGTGGAGTTAAAGAAGTGACTGAATGGATGTCAAAGGTATTTACTCTCTCATTGATTCTACATTCAGCATCTGCTTTTCGCACCTAATTGAGTGATTTCTTAGCTGGAACAAAATCATTTGTAATGGATAACTAATGTTtcaattttttctatttttgcaGTTAAGTGGTGTTCCTGTATCCGAGATTTCTAAGCACCGATTTTTGCTGTTCAACAAGGATGCCACTCAGCATCTATTTGAAGTAGCTGCTGGGCTTGATTCTCTTGTCCTCGGGGAAGGCCAAATCCTAGCTCAGGTTAAACATGTCGTGAAAGTTGGACAGGGAGTTCCTGGTTTTGATAGGAAAATCAGTGGGCTGTTCAAACATGCAATCACTGTTGGCAAACGGGTTAGGACAGAGACCAACATTGCCTCGGGGTCAGTTTCTGTCAGTTCAGCTGCTGTGGAGCTAGCCCTAATGAAGCTTCCTGAACCTTCCTATGCTACGGCTAGAGTTTTGGTGATTGGTGCAGGTAAGATGGGAAAACTTGTGATTAAACACTTGGTTGCAAAAGGGTGTAGAGAAATGGTAGTTGTTAATAGGAGTGAAGAGAGAGTTGCCGCCATACGTGAAGAGTTCAAGGATGTTGAAATAATCTACAAACCCCTTTCAGATATGCAAGCAAGTGCTGGTGAAGCTGATATCATCTTCACTAGCACTGCATCAGAAACCCCACTATTCTTGAAAGAACATGTTCAGATGCTTCCTTCTGTGAGTCCAGAACTTGGAAAACGGCTTTTTGTTGATATCTCTGTCCCTAGGAACATAGCACCATGTGTCTCAGATCTTGCAACTGCATGTGTATACAATGTGGATGACCTCAAAGAGGTTGTGGCGGCCAACAAGGAAGATAGGCTCCGAAAGGCTATGGAAGCTCAGACAATTATCATTGAGGAGTTAAATAAATTTGTAGCTTGGAAGGATTCTCTTGAGACTGTTCCTACCATCAAGAAGTTTAGAGCTTATGCTGAGAGGATTAGGGCTTCCGAGGTCGATAAGTGTTTGTCAAAGATGGGTGATGACATTTCAAAAAAGCAACAAAAAGCAATTTACGACCTTAGCATGGGAATAGTGAACAAACTCCTTCATGGTCCAATGCAACACCTCAGGTGTGACGGAAGTGAGAATCGTCCTTTGAGTGAGATATTAGAGAATATGAATGCTATAAACAGAATGTTTGATCTCGAGACAGATATATCTCTATTAGAAGAAAAGATTCGAGCCAAGATGGAACGATCCCAGAAGTAATGGTCTTCGTAGCtggcattttttttctttctccagTTGCAAGTTCATTGGAACTTCGGCTACTGATCAACACGAGTATATAGATTGAGGCTGTACTGTTCATTTATTGATACATTTTGTGGGACAATAAACCTGTCTCTCATACATAGCAACAGATATTTTGCCTGAAGGCAACAAGCCAAAATTTTTAGGTATATCTTGATGCTTAATATTTACATATAACAGAGATTAGTTCTGCAGTTCATTCTTGTACTTAACATTTAATTCAAGATGAGTGTAACTGGTTACTTTACTTgcatattttattttctttttactgtGAAATTGATGGAATCTGAATGTGGAATTGCAAACCAGGAAGAAAAAACATTGCATTGTTTGAGAGATCCTATTGAGACCTCCCAAATTTCTCATTTGATTTCCCCTCCTTTGTTTCTCTTTGAGCTTCCAAGTTCTTCTTACTCGAATCGaatcaaaaacatttttttgTCTCCTTGGGTCTCAGAATAGATTAGAATTTGAAAAAGAGAAAGCAGTGCAAAACCCAGTCGTGTTGTGGTGTTTGGTTGGTTATTTTTCTAATCATCTTATTTTACAGTTTTAGACAACAAGTATTCATGTTACCGAGATAAGGTGGTTCTAAACTACTTGAGAGTAGAACTTTTTTATTTGCTTTGTTAAACACCAGAACGAATTCAAATATAAAGGTGGTTTATGATGTGGTGCTACTAGTAAGATTATCCTTGTAATCTTccttggcaaaaaaaaaaacccatcaaaacatttaaaTTGAATCTTCCTGTGCTGGAGGTGTGATTAAAAACCATTGTTGGGATTGGATTATGGGTTTCCAACTGATCTGTGCGTTGGTGGCATTTCAGATGCTTAAGCATGGGTTCTATAAAATGGTCTTATTTTAACTTATGGTGGAGTCTGATTCTGCCATCTTAGTTAACTTGGTGCGAGGTAATAATGGTGACCTCCATCCCCTTGGTTCCGTGTTATTGCTTACCGCTTAAGGTCTGTGGAAACTTTTGAGGAAATTACTCACGAACACATATACCGAAAGTGTAACATGACAGTGGATGCTTTGGCCAAGTGCAGCACAGAGCATGACTGCTGGTACTCACTCTTGACTACATGCTGCCCAAAACAATATCAGCGTCTCACGACCCAGAAAATCTAGGATTACCTGGCTAagcttattttttattttatttttttcaggcCTTTTTCGGcccccaaaaaaacaaaaaatctacAGCAATGTAGTACTTGACTCGACCAAGTCCTAACAACTGCGAATCTTTTCCTAGTGGTTGTGTAAAAGTATACAGTAAGAACAAGGGTGAATCCCATGGAAatggacccaaaaaaaaaacatacaatTATGTgaaggaaacatttaggaacaATCCTAATGTCTGAAACGTTAGGCATGCACTGTATAATTCATTCAAAGCCAATTTCCAATTAACATGAAAACAAAAGGAGTCCTAACTGAACCAACTAAAAAATTTCTCCATTTATCATTAGACTCATCGATAACTATTCTACATGAATCAAAAGGACAAAAAGAATAAAACGAAAGACAATTGTGATTTCATTCCAATACCACAGTAGCACCtaactccttaagcttgtcaacaATAGGCCCTGCCTCCTCTTTGGTCACACCCTTCTTCAGCACAACAGGAGCCTTTTCCACCAACTCTTTAGCGTCCTTTAGTCCCAAATCAGTGAAAGTCCTAACCTCCTTTATGATCTTGATCTTTGCCGCCGCGTCAAACTTCTCAAGCTTTATATCAAATGAGACTTTCTCCGCCACCTTAGAGTCTGTGGAAGCAGGCCCAGATTCAGAAGATGCAGGACTCATCCCTGAGATTGCGGGGCCATACCTGTTGAGGCCCATTTTGAGCCTGAAGAGGATGGAGTAATCATGCCTCTCAATCTTTGAGAGGTCCAAGAGCTCATCAGCAATGCGCTCAAGATTCTTGGTCCGTGTCTCGCTTGCTGCAGTGGCTGTGCAGAGGGTGCGAGAGTGATTGAATGTGGCGGATCTGGATACGGACCTGTAGGGAACTTTTGTGGCTAAGGACATACTGGAAAACTAAAGGCATTGCAGTTTTGTACAACAAAGATTCTACCTAGCTGAGCTACAAGATAGTAATTACATTTTCTGAAAGTCAAGTAGTGCCGTACCCGTATCAAAACATAATAACAGTGGCTCAAGTATTCTGACTGTATGTGTATACTCAAATTCATTACCTATCTTACAAAAACATATATAAGCCTGTTACCAAACAAAACTTTACCTATATACTCACATTCATTACCTATCATCTCCCAAGATCATATATGACTGTTACAACATAAAACTTTACCTATATACTTACATCCATTAAATATCTAGCAAAAACATATATAACTCTGTCACGAAATGAAAAATTACCTACATACTCACATTTATTACCTATCTCCCAACTGTATGTGGCTCAAGTATAAGCACTTCTACGTATCAAATTAATTATTCTGCAGAAATTCTGGTGCACAAGACTCTGTAACGCAAAACTTTACAGAATACCCAAAgaaccaaaagtaaattcaaattcAACACCAGCCACAGTACCGCACCACAACAGGAATAAGTAAAACGAAACAAAACTGAAGGGGGGAAAAAAGGAACATGCATTTTCAAACTAAAGTTGATTTTCCACCTCCGAACTTACCCTGATATTTGTTGAGCCACAGTTCTGGCAGGTGGGTGTATTATAGCCTGGAATGTATGTCAAGCAAAGAATTAAAGgaagaacaaaaaaacaaaaaattaccaAGCATTAATTTCGAGAAAGTCCAAAAATGATTAACTGATGCAATACATATGCCCCAAGAAGATTAACAACCCAATAGTATGAAAGATGAATACATTGTAGTACATGGAGTAAGTACACCTTCAAAGAACAAGTCGAGGATATATTGCTCTAAAAGTAAATTTTGAAAAGATAAGAGATGAGGGCAATACCTTGCTTTGAAGATGTTCTTTGGACCCTAAGGCGGTAATAGTGGTTTGAGAAATACGAGCATGACTGGAGAAGCGTCGTAAAGAGCATGCCATCGGAAATTAGAAATCACTTGGAAAGCCAAACCTGCACCCTGTCGCACGCAAAATCAACATTAGATACAAAAGTGAAAAATCGAAAGTATGACAGTTATAAATCTCAGTAGCTTTAATTCTTAACCCCTTGAGTTTAGTTCTGGGTATTACTTTTATGCTGTTAGCAAATTTTCTACTGAGTAACTAAAAAAATCAACTAAAATAACAATACTGAACTGTCAAAATAAATGGGTTAAAAATCAAAGCAGCTCATTTGGTTAATACTTAGGGTCAATCGGCACAAATGGGTGGGGCTGTGTTGGTAATGCAGAAACCAGTGAGACTCCCTAATGCCAACAAACAGATATGAGAAAGAATCCAATTTGGGATCATACAACAACATATCATCATAATTCTTAgtttcatatatataattttagggttttcagcatacataaaattataatttcatcATCAACAATGCCGTCTTAGTCCTCAAGTCGCGGCCTTGGAACTTAAAAATAAAGATTGAGAATGCAAAGGGTAACTTGAGATAATATAAAAGCAGAGTCGTACCTTTATTGCCGGAGCCGAATTGAAGCCGGGAGCCGGGATCGATTGGATTggagggttagggtttcgaatTGGGGGGTTTTGGTTTGTGAGTAACGATTTCGGTGACTCAGACTTTCTGGTTTAATTCTTAATTTTGTGAGTATCCATTTGAGCATCTAAAAGCTAGAATGTGCACAGTGGCACACGTGTAAATATCACTATTAATTAAGTCAATTAAGGCTTAAGGTTAAATTTTTAAAAGCATTTAAATATGAATATGGATCCTAAAAATAGAGACTTCTAAAAACTGAGGGGAATGTATTGTAGTTGGATTTTGGTGGATTTTTATTAAGTGATAGATTTCAAAAGGTTTTATGAATTTTATTGATTTGTACAGATTTTTTGATAGATTtgtaaaatttttaaaatttgtcAGGATTTGTGTTATAAACTAtaaaataagagagagagagatagaatagagaaaGTGAATATAAGAAGAGGTAGAAGTGTGTATTATTTATTCTCATAGACCCATTTATATAGAAGTTGGGTTTACATCCAAATGACATAAAAGATGAGAATTTACGTGGACAACCACATATTTATAATGTTTACAACACTCTCCCTTAGATGTCCACTAATTTGtgatatggtgttggacgcgcttaatgttgcctcgtcaaaaacattgataggtaacaaaaacccagtgagacaaaaataaccctgatcgaaggagaaaaagagtacaacgcgcatatgtcctagatAGCATAATTTTAAATGCTCCCcatgatgagaatctccccatgattgttgcaagcttcaATAATTGTAACAAAATACATGCATCATGCATATTGGATATGGTGTGTCGATCATATAGGTGAGACCATGTATGCTTTGCATAAAAGGAACTCATCATGGATTTCAATTCCTGCAAAGGTTAGAGTAAtaccaataaaactatgataatAAATCTGACCTCACATGATAAGAGTATAAACATTATAGATttgacctaaaccctaaatagaTTTGTATAAGCTTTTTCTGATTGGCATAATTCGTGGATCTTGATGGAGTGTTTAGTAATTGGCTCAAGACCAAAAGCCAACAACAGAAAAAGAAATCTCTTATATAATGAAGAGAAACTAGATATACAAGAGGTGGAAAGTAAAAGCAGAGAGAGTGCCACTCCACAGTATCCAGTAAAGCTAAGCATCGAGCTAGCAAACCGACTTCTCAATTCAATCCTAACAATGGCCAAATTGAAATCTTTTTTGGTTTAGATGAGGGAAATTTAATGACTTGGATTTTCGTATTAATTTCTCATATGtttcttgaaattaataaatgtcCCGGTTAGTACAAATTATGGGTTCGATGCCTTGTTCTTATGGTTAATCGAGAAATAGTTATTATTTCGAACAATTATTCACTCAAAATGCTTCGATTCAAGGGTTGAATTTTTGTACGTTATGATTTTGTGAAAAcgtccttcacaaaagttgtataGCGTgtcaatacgagttcgtggatatgcagaacgcgaaaatcggggttcgtatgaagaagttatgacattcggaaaaagtttccatttttgtataaagacaaaaatttcagaaaattgccaaaaaaaccctaggtttccTTTTTTGGAAACCTGacacgctctctctctctctctctcccgaccggaaatcgcctccattTTTCGTCCGGCCATAACTTCGCCGTCCAGCCACCTTTGGACGTGCCACCAATTGCTTTAGCTTCGCCTCTTCCTCCTGCACCTGTCTGTGGTGGCTTTGCAACCTATCTCAGCCACTACACGGTGCTGCAAGGAGAACCCGATTCTAAACTTAGTTTAGGTCAATGCTGGTTTCTTCCTCCTTCGGCCACCATAGCTCGAGCCACTGCTAGTTTTGGAATCCCTTGAAAACGCTAAGCATGCTCACCAAGCGGCTTTAACTGAATCAATGTGTGAAGCACGAACTGAAGCAGCTCGGAAAACTGGAAAATTTTCGATCTCAGTGGTTGTTGAGGTAATTTCTGGCTTATCCACTTTGATTTAGACCTTGTGCtagttgtgaaagttgttgGGCATGTTGAGAGGAAGAGTTTAGCATAGGTCCTGCTTCCCAATTCGGATGTtaacggcggcggcggcgctttgcgacggcttccggccacctcaggggcAGTTTATGTTCCTGCTTTTGATCTACTCGTTGATATCAGCATTTCAATATATAATACTTATTTTTTAGAGATTGTATGATTATGTTAGGGTTTTAGCGTTTTCGattcgatcggttttcgatctgtgaggattcgg is a genomic window containing:
- the LOC133738635 gene encoding uncharacterized protein LOC133738635, translated to MACSLRRFSSHARISQTTITALGSKEHLQSKAIIHPPARTVAQQISGSVSRSATFNHSRTLCTATAASETRTKNLERIADELLDLSKIERHDYSILFRLKMGLNRYGPAISGMSPASSESGPASTDSKVAEKVSFDIKLEKFDAAAKIKIIKEVRTFTDLGLKDAKELVEKAPVVLKKGVTKEEAGPIVDKLKELGATVVLE
- the LOC133738618 gene encoding glutamyl-tRNA reductase 2, chloroplastic-like, which codes for MAAAASGFVSHARLPWPNNADHRTNKSSPHFQIRIPSTRPSRIRAPRCEIAASQNSAQAVTLGSRSSSALQLLKTSSADRYTKEKSSIVVIGLNVHTAPVEIREKLAIPEAQWSQAIGELCALNHIEEAAVLSTCNRIEIYVVALSQNRGVKEVTEWMSKLSGVPVSEISKHRFLLFNKDATQHLFEVAAGLDSLVLGEGQILAQVKHVVKVGQGVPGFDRKISGLFKHAITVGKRVRTETNIASGSVSVSSAAVELALMKLPEPSYATARVLVIGAGKMGKLVIKHLVAKGCREMVVVNRSEERVAAIREEFKDVEIIYKPLSDMQASAGEADIIFTSTASETPLFLKEHVQMLPSVSPELGKRLFVDISVPRNIAPCVSDLATACVYNVDDLKEVVAANKEDRLRKAMEAQTIIIEELNKFVAWKDSLETVPTIKKFRAYAERIRASEVDKCLSKMGDDISKKQQKAIYDLSMGIVNKLLHGPMQHLRCDGSENRPLSEILENMNAINRMFDLETDISLLEEKIRAKMERSQK